A genome region from Proteus vulgaris includes the following:
- a CDS encoding basic amino acid/polyamine antiporter — MNKKLGLISLTALVLSSMVGAGVFSLPQNMAEVASPAALIIGWTITGIGILFLATSLLLLSRLRPDLDGGIFTYAKEGFGEFIGFCSAWGYWVCAVVANVSYLVIVFAAFSFFTDTPENVIFGDGNTWQALLGESILLWVVHFLVLRGVQTAASINLMATMAKLLPLGLFVIVALLAFNMDIFTLDFKGVNLGVPVWDQVKNTMLITLWVFIGIEGAVVVSARAKNRRDVGLATVLAVVIALVIYILVTLLSQGLVSQTELAAMKNPSMAPLLVQLIGSIGEIVIAAGLILSVCGAYLSWTIMAAEVPYIAALHHSFPKQLGKQNKNDAPSSSLWFTNYAVQFSLILIWLTGSNYNTLLTIASEMILVPYFLVGAFLFKVAITRSSRALLLIAIPASLYGLWLLYASGVINLLLSVVLYAPGILIFLYTRKQYQDKKPLLFSEKILLVLVLFGAIPALGYLAIY; from the coding sequence TTGAATAAAAAACTCGGCTTAATATCACTCACCGCATTAGTATTAAGCTCAATGGTTGGTGCAGGTGTATTCAGTTTGCCTCAAAATATGGCCGAAGTTGCCAGTCCTGCTGCATTGATTATCGGCTGGACGATAACAGGCATTGGTATCCTCTTTCTTGCGACATCCTTATTACTCCTCTCCCGCCTTCGACCTGATCTTGATGGTGGCATTTTTACCTATGCAAAAGAAGGGTTTGGTGAATTTATTGGTTTTTGTTCAGCATGGGGATATTGGGTCTGTGCTGTTGTTGCTAATGTTTCTTATCTTGTTATTGTTTTTGCTGCCTTTAGCTTTTTTACAGATACACCAGAAAACGTTATTTTTGGTGATGGCAATACATGGCAGGCATTACTTGGAGAGTCAATCTTACTTTGGGTTGTTCATTTTCTTGTTTTACGTGGTGTTCAAACAGCAGCCAGCATTAATCTAATGGCAACCATGGCAAAACTCCTTCCTTTGGGATTATTTGTTATTGTCGCTCTATTAGCTTTTAATATGGATATATTTACCCTTGATTTTAAAGGTGTAAATCTAGGTGTCCCTGTTTGGGATCAAGTCAAAAATACCATGCTAATTACACTATGGGTATTTATTGGTATTGAAGGTGCTGTTGTCGTTTCTGCAAGAGCTAAAAATCGTCGTGATGTGGGTTTAGCAACCGTACTTGCCGTTGTCATCGCATTAGTTATCTATATTCTTGTCACTTTGTTATCACAAGGTTTAGTTAGCCAAACAGAATTAGCCGCGATGAAAAATCCATCAATGGCACCATTACTCGTTCAGCTTATTGGTAGTATAGGCGAGATAGTTATTGCCGCGGGGCTTATTCTCTCTGTATGTGGTGCTTATTTAAGTTGGACAATCATGGCAGCTGAAGTGCCATATATTGCCGCATTACACCACTCTTTCCCTAAACAATTAGGGAAGCAGAATAAAAATGATGCTCCTTCATCTTCATTATGGTTTACCAATTATGCAGTTCAATTCTCGTTAATTTTAATTTGGTTGACAGGAAGTAACTACAATACATTATTGACCATAGCATCAGAGATGATCCTTGTGCCTTATTTTCTCGTAGGCGCATTTTTATTTAAAGTGGCAATTACACGCAGTAGTCGTGCTTTATTATTAATAGCTATACCAGCGAGCCTATATGGTTTATGGCTACTTTATGCATCAGGCGTCATTAATTTATTGCTCTCTGTCGTATTGTATGCGCC
- the uspE gene encoding universal stress protein UspE yields the protein MEKYQNLLVVIDPNQDDQPALRRAVYIVQRNGGRIKAFLPVYDLSYDMTTLLSPDERNAMRKGVISQKAAWIKQQARYYLEAGIEIDIKVIWHNRPYEAIIEEVVANQHDLLIKMAHQHDKLGSLIFTPLDWQLLRKCPCPVWMVKDKEWPEYGTIVVAANLSNEESYHDALNLKLIELTTDLSHRIQKDPDVHLLSAYPVAPINIAIELPDFDPNLYNNALRGQHLIAMKELRQKFCIPEEKTHVKEGLPEQVIPQVCEELNAGIVVLGILGRTGLSAAFLGNTAEQLIDHIKCDLLAIKPDGFTCPITVDSDHE from the coding sequence ATGGAAAAATATCAAAACCTTCTCGTTGTCATTGATCCTAACCAAGATGACCAACCAGCACTTCGCCGTGCTGTCTATATCGTTCAGCGTAATGGTGGGCGGATAAAAGCTTTTCTACCTGTTTATGATCTCTCTTATGACATGACAACCCTTTTATCTCCCGATGAACGTAATGCAATGCGTAAAGGTGTTATCAGCCAAAAGGCTGCTTGGATCAAACAACAAGCACGCTATTACCTTGAAGCGGGTATAGAGATTGATATAAAAGTCATTTGGCATAATCGTCCTTATGAGGCAATTATTGAAGAAGTCGTTGCAAATCAACATGACTTACTCATTAAAATGGCTCACCAACATGATAAATTAGGTTCACTTATTTTTACCCCTCTAGATTGGCAATTGCTTAGAAAATGTCCTTGTCCAGTTTGGATGGTCAAAGATAAAGAGTGGCCTGAATACGGTACTATCGTTGTCGCTGCAAACTTATCAAATGAAGAGTCTTATCATGATGCCCTTAATCTAAAACTGATTGAGCTAACAACGGATCTCTCTCATCGCATACAAAAAGATCCTGACGTCCATTTACTTAGTGCCTACCCTGTTGCGCCTATTAATATCGCAATAGAGTTACCTGATTTTGATCCAAATCTTTATAACAATGCACTACGTGGTCAGCACCTTATTGCAATGAAAGAGTTGCGCCAGAAATTTTGTATTCCTGAAGAGAAAACGCATGTTAAAGAAGGATTACCAGAGCAAGTGATCCCTCAAGTTTGTGAAGAACTAAATGCAGGTATTGTCGTTTTAGGTATTTTAGGAAGAACAGGCCTATCCGCCGCATTCTTAGGTAATACAGCCGAACAACTTATCGACCATATCAAATGTGATTTATTGGCAATCAAGCCAGATGGTTTTACCTGCCCTATTACTGTCGATAGTGATCACGAATAA
- the ydgH gene encoding DUF1471 family protein YdgH gives MKLKTSVIAAAMLSLTNITVAQAAQELTPEQAAELKPFERITVIGRFNAIYEAADAVSRRADKVGADSFYIQGLDDISDSGNMSVTADLYHKDAPKADQETYRVFHGVKELPKPEAILLQPFDTVSIRGYFPTTPDINDAIAKAAAKKGAASFFIVRNVTINDGGNQEVTAYIYKKDAPKRAIQAPEAVVPYDSDAGRALIAEGGAAANKVEKPGLASNTDFDRSVGAFAETQSTGTSGRYTVTLPNGTEIQEVNKAAAALMDPFDTITFSGYFVNSPEISYQVAKRAAAKGAKFYHITNEWQSDGGTVTITADLFK, from the coding sequence ATGAAGCTGAAAACCTCAGTCATCGCAGCAGCGATGTTATCTTTAACTAATATCACTGTTGCGCAGGCTGCTCAGGAATTAACACCCGAACAAGCTGCAGAACTAAAACCATTTGAAAGAATTACAGTTATCGGTCGTTTTAACGCTATTTATGAAGCCGCTGATGCGGTCTCTCGTCGTGCGGATAAAGTCGGTGCTGATAGTTTCTATATTCAAGGTCTAGATGATATTAGTGATAGCGGCAACATGAGTGTGACTGCTGATCTCTACCATAAAGATGCCCCCAAAGCAGATCAAGAAACCTATCGCGTTTTTCATGGCGTGAAAGAGCTACCAAAACCTGAAGCAATTCTGCTACAACCATTTGATACCGTTTCTATCCGAGGTTACTTCCCTACAACCCCTGATATTAACGACGCAATCGCAAAAGCGGCAGCTAAAAAAGGTGCTGCATCATTCTTTATTGTTCGTAACGTAACAATAAATGATGGTGGTAACCAAGAAGTAACAGCTTATATCTACAAAAAAGATGCACCTAAACGCGCTATTCAAGCACCAGAAGCTGTTGTTCCTTATGATTCTGATGCGGGTCGCGCACTGATTGCTGAAGGTGGTGCCGCTGCAAATAAAGTTGAAAAGCCGGGTCTTGCTTCAAACACTGATTTTGATAGAAGTGTAGGTGCTTTTGCTGAAACACAAAGCACGGGTACAAGTGGCCGTTACACTGTCACTTTACCAAATGGGACTGAAATTCAAGAAGTCAACAAAGCAGCTGCTGCATTAATGGATCCTTTTGATACCATTACTTTTAGCGGATACTTTGTCAACTCTCCAGAAATTTCATATCAGGTTGCTAAACGTGCAGCCGCAAAAGGCGCTAAGTTCTACCATATTACAAATGAATGGCAAAGTGACGGTGGTACAGTCACTATTACTGCCGACCTATTCAAGTAA
- the pntA gene encoding Re/Si-specific NAD(P)(+) transhydrogenase subunit alpha has translation MRIGIPKERLSNETRVAATPATVAQLIKLGFTVAVENGAGIASSFEDKAYQEAGAEILTLQNVWESDIILKVNAPLDDEIALLQDGATLVSFIWPAQNAALLEKLAEKNINVMAMDSVPRISRAQSLDALSSMANIAGYRAVVEAAHEFGRFFTGQITAAGKVPPAKVMVIGAGVAGLAAIGAAGSLGAIVRAFDTRPEVKEQVESMGAEFLELNFKEEAGSGDGYAKVMSKAFIDAEMALFAEQAKDVDIIITTALIPGKPAPRLITKEMVDLMKPGSVVVDLAAQNGGNCEYTVPNEVVTTEHGVKIIGYTDLAARLPAQSSQLYGTNLVNLLKLLCKEKDGNINIDFDDVVIRGVTVIRAGEITWPAPPIQVSAQPKATPTAKPQEKPVAKPVSPWKKYSLLAVAFLLFAWLANVAPKEFLSHFTVFALSCVVGYYVVWNVSHSLHTPLMSVTNAISGIIVVGALLQIGSGGWVSLFSFIAILIASINIFGGFTVTQRMLKMFRKG, from the coding sequence ATGCGAATTGGTATACCCAAAGAGCGACTTTCTAATGAAACAAGGGTTGCCGCTACACCCGCTACAGTGGCTCAACTCATAAAATTAGGATTTACAGTCGCAGTTGAAAATGGTGCTGGCATTGCCTCAAGCTTTGAAGATAAAGCTTATCAGGAAGCTGGCGCTGAGATCCTCACTCTTCAAAATGTTTGGGAATCAGACATTATTTTGAAGGTAAATGCACCTCTGGATGATGAAATTGCGTTGCTACAAGATGGCGCAACACTGGTCAGTTTTATTTGGCCAGCTCAAAATGCGGCATTGCTCGAAAAGTTAGCTGAAAAGAATATTAACGTTATGGCAATGGATAGTGTACCACGTATTTCTCGTGCACAATCTCTTGATGCGTTAAGTTCAATGGCTAATATTGCAGGTTACCGTGCCGTTGTAGAAGCTGCCCATGAATTCGGACGATTTTTTACTGGACAAATTACTGCCGCAGGTAAAGTACCACCAGCTAAAGTGATGGTTATCGGTGCAGGTGTTGCAGGTCTTGCTGCAATTGGTGCTGCCGGAAGTCTTGGTGCAATTGTTCGTGCATTTGATACTCGCCCAGAAGTTAAAGAGCAAGTTGAAAGCATGGGTGCTGAATTCCTTGAGCTGAATTTTAAGGAAGAAGCAGGCAGTGGTGATGGTTATGCTAAGGTAATGTCAAAAGCATTTATTGATGCTGAAATGGCATTATTTGCAGAACAAGCAAAAGATGTTGATATCATCATTACGACGGCATTAATTCCAGGAAAACCAGCGCCTCGTTTAATTACGAAAGAGATGGTCGATTTAATGAAGCCAGGAAGTGTTGTCGTCGATCTTGCTGCTCAAAACGGGGGTAACTGTGAATATACCGTGCCGAATGAAGTCGTTACGACAGAACATGGTGTAAAAATCATTGGTTACACCGATTTAGCGGCTCGTCTACCTGCACAGTCATCTCAACTTTATGGCACTAACTTAGTTAACCTATTGAAATTGTTGTGTAAAGAGAAAGACGGCAATATTAATATTGATTTTGATGATGTTGTCATTCGTGGTGTAACTGTCATTCGTGCTGGTGAAATAACATGGCCTGCGCCACCTATTCAAGTTTCCGCACAACCTAAAGCCACTCCTACTGCAAAACCACAAGAAAAACCCGTTGCTAAACCTGTTTCACCTTGGAAGAAATACAGTTTACTAGCAGTCGCCTTTTTATTGTTTGCATGGCTCGCAAATGTTGCACCGAAAGAATTTTTATCTCACTTTACGGTATTCGCACTTTCTTGTGTTGTTGGATATTACGTTGTTTGGAATGTAAGTCACTCATTGCACACGCCATTAATGTCAGTGACAAACGCAATTTCAGGCATTATCGTCGTCGGCGCTTTACTCCAAATTGGTAGTGGGGGCTGGGTTAGCTTATTTTCGTTTATCGCAATATTGATTGCGAGTATTAATATTTTTGGTGGATTTACTGTTACTCAACGTATGTTGAAAATGTTCCGTAAAGGATAA
- a CDS encoding FNR family transcription factor, which yields MIPEKRVVRRIQSGGCAIHCQDCSISQLCIPFTLNEHELDQLDNIIERKKPIQKGQTLFKAGDELKSLYAIRSGTIKSYTITEEGDEQITGFHLAGDLVGFDAIINTEHPSFAQALETSMVCEIPFETLDDLSGKMPNLRQQMMRLMSGEIKGDQEMILLLSKKNAEERLAAFIYNLSRRFAQRGFSPREFRLTMTRGDIGNYLGLTVETISRLLGRFQKSGMLSVKGKYITIEDSTLLSELAGKLPSSVDV from the coding sequence ATGATCCCAGAAAAACGCGTCGTTCGCCGAATCCAATCTGGCGGTTGTGCAATCCATTGTCAGGATTGCAGTATTAGCCAGCTCTGCATCCCGTTTACTTTAAACGAGCATGAGCTTGATCAACTCGATAATATTATCGAGCGTAAAAAGCCCATCCAGAAAGGTCAAACCTTGTTTAAAGCAGGTGATGAGCTGAAATCACTTTATGCCATACGTTCTGGTACAATTAAAAGTTATACCATTACGGAAGAAGGCGACGAGCAAATAACAGGATTTCATCTTGCTGGTGATTTGGTTGGTTTTGACGCCATTATTAATACTGAACACCCAAGTTTCGCACAAGCTTTAGAAACATCGATGGTTTGTGAAATTCCATTCGAAACTTTGGATGACCTGTCAGGTAAAATGCCTAACTTACGTCAACAAATGATGCGCCTAATGAGTGGTGAAATCAAAGGTGACCAAGAAATGATCTTACTGTTATCGAAAAAGAATGCAGAAGAACGCCTGGCCGCTTTTATTTATAACCTCTCTCGTCGTTTCGCGCAGCGTGGTTTTTCTCCACGTGAATTCCGTTTAACCATGACTCGTGGTGATATCGGTAATTACTTAGGTTTAACCGTTGAAACGATTAGCCGCTTACTTGGTCGCTTCCAGAAGAGTGGCATGTTAAGCGTTAAAGGCAAATACATTACTATCGAAGATAGTACACTGTTAAGTGAACTTGCAGGCAAACTTCCTTCGTCAGTTGACGTTTAA
- the pntB gene encoding Re/Si-specific NAD(P)(+) transhydrogenase subunit beta, giving the protein MSSGVVTAAYIVAAILFIFSLAGLSKHETSKQGNYFGIAGMAIALFATIFGPYAGNVGWIIIAMAIGAVIGIRLAKKVEMTQMPELVAILHSFVGLAAVLVGFNSYLDHNTAMDPVMVNIHLTEVFLGIFIGAVTFTGSIVAYGKLSGKMSSKPMMLPNRHKLNLAALVVSFLLMIWFVKTDSVGLQVFLIIIMTVIALAFGWHLVASIGGADMPVVVSMLNSYSGWAAAAAGFMLSNDLLIVTGALVGSSGAILSYIMCKAMNRSFISVIAGGFGTDGSASTEEGEMGEYRETTAEEVADMLKNSTSVIITPGYGMAVAQAQYPVHDITEKLRQRGVKVRFGIHPVAGRLPGHMNVLLAEAKVPYDIVLEMDEINDDFADTDTVLVIGANDTVNPAAQDDPNSPIAGMPVLEVWKAQNVIVFKRSMNTGYAGVQNPLFFKENTQMLFGDAKASVDAILKAL; this is encoded by the coding sequence ATGTCCAGCGGAGTTGTTACAGCGGCATATATTGTCGCCGCGATATTATTTATTTTCAGCCTTGCCGGTTTATCAAAGCATGAAACCTCTAAACAAGGTAACTACTTTGGTATTGCAGGGATGGCAATTGCCTTGTTCGCAACCATTTTCGGACCTTATGCTGGCAATGTGGGTTGGATCATTATTGCAATGGCAATCGGTGCCGTTATTGGTATTCGTTTAGCTAAAAAAGTCGAAATGACTCAAATGCCAGAATTGGTCGCAATCTTACACAGTTTTGTGGGTTTAGCGGCAGTTTTAGTGGGTTTTAATAGTTATCTTGACCACAATACAGCAATGGATCCTGTCATGGTGAATATCCACCTAACCGAAGTCTTTTTAGGGATCTTCATTGGTGCAGTCACATTTACGGGTTCTATTGTCGCTTATGGTAAGTTAAGTGGGAAAATGTCATCTAAACCGATGATGTTACCTAATCGTCATAAATTAAATCTTGCAGCTTTGGTTGTTTCTTTTTTATTGATGATTTGGTTTGTTAAAACTGACAGTGTTGGCTTACAAGTTTTCTTAATCATCATCATGACAGTAATTGCCCTGGCATTTGGTTGGCATTTAGTTGCATCAATTGGTGGTGCAGATATGCCAGTTGTTGTTTCGATGCTGAACTCTTACTCAGGATGGGCAGCGGCGGCTGCAGGCTTTATGCTGAGCAATGACTTGTTAATTGTAACGGGTGCATTAGTGGGCTCTTCAGGTGCTATTCTTTCTTATATTATGTGTAAGGCGATGAATCGTTCTTTTATTAGCGTAATAGCAGGTGGATTTGGTACTGATGGCTCAGCTTCAACAGAAGAAGGGGAAATGGGTGAGTACCGCGAAACAACCGCTGAAGAAGTGGCGGATATGCTGAAAAACTCCACCTCAGTTATTATTACCCCAGGTTATGGAATGGCGGTTGCTCAAGCACAATACCCTGTGCATGATATTACTGAAAAATTACGCCAACGTGGTGTGAAAGTGCGTTTTGGTATTCATCCAGTCGCGGGGCGTTTACCGGGTCATATGAATGTGTTGTTAGCAGAAGCTAAAGTACCTTATGACATTGTATTAGAAATGGATGAAATTAATGATGATTTTGCTGACACTGATACAGTTTTAGTTATAGGTGCTAACGATACAGTGAATCCTGCGGCACAAGATGATCCTAATAGCCCAATTGCAGGTATGCCCGTATTAGAAGTGTGGAAAGCACAGAATGTTATCGTGTTTAAACGCTCAATGAATACAGGTTATGCTGGGGTTCAAAACCCGCTGTTCTTTAAAGAGAATACACAAATGTTGTTTGGCGATGCTAAAGCGAGTGTGGATGCAATTTTAAAAGCACTGTAA